A region of the Vigna unguiculata cultivar IT97K-499-35 chromosome 9, ASM411807v1, whole genome shotgun sequence genome:
tgttacaacatcacatttggtattttttattttattttatgaataactgttatatattatgattaccacaacaattattataataatattttattctataatattttcttaattatcaataaaattataaatcattttcaagtaataaaaaataaaaatttaaatgaaatgatacaccactttgttcttcttttttaacaattgaaaagaatgCGTTATAATTTAACTTACCACAATTGAAgtacaattaggttaaaaaattattgacgtagcctaacaatgaacaaaacaaatatagcattttaaaaactaatatatacacTTAATCACCTCTAcagtaatttctttaaaataattggtcagtcataagtaattagacctttcttgtagtacaatatttcatttagaaaacttaaaatgttatcaaattcaataaaaaataataatcttttctatttttaatttaaaatgttttttaaatatgtatttatagttgaatatttctcaatgtttctatataattatattttttattttttagacaattataattttactaatatttcattatcttttttttattatattatatttcaattatgaaactaaaaaaatttatcaaaacaattaaaacagatactttttctttattttgaatttaaaatactttgaaaatgcttctgtattctttaattttttctcattttttaatataattctattataagattttaaaattttttatttttttaatgtttctaccttgagatttttagaaaacttgatgttattaatattttttcttatcttctttctatatcacaagatttcaattaaaacaatttaattttttctccaataaaataaaaaaataacctttttatttttattttttagtttaaaatatttttaaaatatttatctatttttaaatatttctcatttttgagATATAATTATACCATAagctttttagttaattttattttttaaattttagaaaatgatactttagtaatattttattaaattcttttttctatagcacaagatttcaattaaaaatcatttcaaacttatcaaattatgtttttaagagaaaagattttcttttcctttcaagATATAACAACTTATTCTTTTCaagatgtaaaaagataaaagatataactagaacatcaaattcaatcaatgcaatgcaataacgtcaagtaataaacattgaaaaattaaaataattgatatatccaatttggtattttttattttattttatgaataagttttatatattatgattaccacaacgattattataataatattttattgtataatattttcttaattatcaataaaattacaaatattttcaagtaataaaaaataaaaatttaaatgaaaggATACaccacttttttcttcttttttaacaattgaaaagaatgtgttataatctaacttaccacaattgatgtacaattagattaaaaaattattaacgtagcctaacaatgaacaaatcaaatataacattttaaaaactaatatatacgcTTAAGCACCTCTAGAGtagtttcttttaaataattggttagtcataagtaattaggacttttttgtagtacaatatttcaattagaaaacttaaaatgttatcaaattttataaaaaataataatcttttctatttttaatttaaaattcttttttaaatatgtatttatggttgaatatttctcaatgtttctatataattatattttttattttttagacaatgataattttactaatatttcattatcttattttttttattatactatctttcaattatgaaactaaaacaatttatcaaaacaattaaaaaagatactttttctttattttgaatttaaaatactttgaaaatgcttttgtattttttaattttttctcattttttaatataattctattaaaagatttttaaattttctatttttttaatatttctcccttaagatttttagaaaacttgatgttattaatattttttcttatcttccttctatatcacaagatttcaattaaaacaatttaaatttttatccaataaaataaaaaagtaacttttttatttttattttttagtttaaaatattttttaaatatttatctatatgtgagtcaaggtttccacaccttgccaaggttcccacaccttgtttctatgtgagTGAGGGTtcccacaccttgccaaggttcccacaccttgtttctatgtgagtcaaggttcccacaccttgccaaggttcccacaccttgtttctatatgAGTCAAGGTTTTCATACCTTGTCAAGGTTCCTACACGTTGTTTCtatgtgagtcaaggtttccgcaccttgtttctatgtgagtcaaggtttccacaccttgccaaggtttccacaccttgtttctatgtgtGTCAAAGTTTCCACACCTTGCTAAGATTTCTACAACATTCACCTTTCCCGATTGATATAGCAGCTCGAAGTCATAGTCCTTCAGGAACTTCATCCATCTCCTTTGTCtaatgttcagctccttctgatcaaacaaatacttgagactcttatgatcgCTGAATACACGAAACTGGACACCATAGAGGTAATGCCTTTAGATCTTCAAAGCAAACACTATGGTtgccaactccaagtcatgactgggtagtttctctcatgaACCTTAAGTTGCCTTGAAGCATATGCCACTGCCTTCTTCTCTTGTATTAGTACACAACCGAGCCCAAGGTTAGAGGCATCACAATAAATCTCAAAGGGTTTTCCAACATCAGGAATcaccaatataggagcactGGTCAACCTTCTCTTTAGCTCCTGAAAGCCCTCCTCACACTGgtccgtccaagtgaaggggtggtccttccgagtaagcagtgtcagaggcgccactatcttggagaatccctcgatgaatctcctatagtagccggCTAGACCCACAAAGCTTCTTATTTCTGTTGCagacttgggactttcccactttaccactgcttTGACCTTTGCTGGATCCATAGCTATACCTTGtgcggatatcacatgccccaaaaattGTACCTCgtccatccagaactcgcacttAGACAGCTTGGCATATAGTTGTTTCTCCCTCAAGACACTGAGCACCAACCTCAAGTGTTCTGCGTGTTCCTCCCGACTTttggaatagataaggatgtcgtcaaTGAAGGCaacaacaaacttatctaggaacgGTCTGAAGATCTtgttcatatagtccatgaaTAATGCTGaggcattggtcacaccaaacggcatCACCACGTACTCATAATGTCCGTACCATGATCGGAAGAaagtcttctgtacatcatccgCTTTCACCAAAATCTGGTGGTATCCCGACCGCAGATCTATCTTGGAGAACACTGATGACCCGTGCagttgatccatcaaatcatcaattcgCGGAAGggggtacttgttcttgatagtcATATTGTTCAattgcctgtagtccacacacatgCGTGAACtctcatccttcttcttcaccaacagcactggtgctccccaaggcgaagtgtTGGGTCAGATGAACTGCTTCTCCATCAGTTtctctatctgtttcttgagttccACTAACTCTACCAAAGCCATGTGATATGGAGCCATCGACATCGGGCATGTTCCTGGTACcagatcaatagagaactccacctttctattgggaggcaaccctggtacttCATCCGGTAATACGTCTTCAAACTCATGCACCACAGGTATGACCAATGTTCCCTCCTTCTCCCCTACCTCCATACGAGCGAAGATTATGAAGCATTGCGCACCACCCTGAATCTCCTTCACCACTCCCTGAGGAGACACCAACTCAAGCTCCTCAGAGTCGGGGAACAACAATCTTTTCTCACGACaatctatcagaatgcgattggcagagagccaatccatccctaagatcacttccaactcctgtagaggtaaACATATTAGATTTACCTTGTAtctgcgtccctctacctccaccggaagcctagcacacaaggacgacatCCTGACCAGACCCGACGCCGGGGTAGATACTGCCAGTTTGCACTGCAGCTCGCGCACCGGTAGACCCAGACGCTCCACACAAGCaattgacacaaaagagtgtgtcgctccagaatcatacagtACACACAAAGATTCACCAGCTATCATGCATCGACCCATAACAAGATTACCTAAGCCTGCAGCCTCTGCTCCGGTCATGGCATACACCCTGCctgtcgcctgaggcctgttgcctctgtcccTCCGCTGGTGTTGGTGAGGGGTTTGAACCGGAGGGCGTGTTGTTGCCCTAGCAAGAGTGAGATAGTCCTTCCTAAAGTGGccctccttgccacagttgttgcatctACGGTAACCCTCCATGCATGGGCAATCACTCCTCAAGTGGGGACCTCCACATATATAGCACTAGACCCGACCCTACTAAGGAAAAAATCTCCTAGACCCTTGAGATTGATGGTCAGGTTTGTCATATGGTCGCCTTCGCTCCTCATGTTTGGAGTTGGACCCAGATTGTCCCCCTACCCTCTGAGACTGTTGAGGCCTCTGACCCTCCACTtcgttcttcatcttctccattactcTGCATTATCCACCAGAGtagcaaaatccttgatggataaGGGTGCTACAATCAAGCGAATGTCGTCGCGAAGTCCATTTTCAAACTTGCGATATCTCCACTCCTAGTCGAGTGGCAAGGTATAGAAACGATTGAGGTGtttgaacttctcagcatatTCAGCTACTGACTTCCCTCCCTGGGTGAGCTGGAGGAATTCCATCTCCTTGGCATATCTGACACTGTTAGGGAAATATTCCGAGAGGAACTTCCCCCGGAAGGCCTCCCATGTGACTGGTTCTCCCCTTtcctccatgatggatttcGTGCTAATCCACTAGTGTTTAGCTTCTCTGGTCAACATATAGACTGCAAAAGCCAACCTGTTATCTGCTGGGCACATCTTCGCGTCGAAGATTCTCTCCAGGTCCTTCAACCACTGATCGGCTGCATCCGGGCTAGTCTTCCCATTGAACTTCACTAGATGATGCTTCAGGAAGTCTTCCagactccactccctgactggTGGTCGTGGCTCAGAGCCAAACACATGGGCAACcaccctgttctcctccagctgGCGGAGTGCCTCCATGTGCTGCCGGTGGGCATCCTCAGCAGCCACCCTAGTAGCCTCCATCTGTTGCATCACTAGCTgttgctgctcaagcgacgctACCTGTCACTGCATGGATGCTTCGTGCTGCTGCATCATAGTTGTGCTTTATTACGTCATAGCAGTCACCATCGCCTCTATTACCCTAGCGATATCGGGTACGTCACCCTGAGAGGATTACGGAatcctacgaggaggtgccatagttcactgGCTCACaaaaaatcacttggttaggttTGATAAGACAGGAAATTTAACCAGAACACTAGAAAAGACACAGAGAAAGttaagcggacatccaagtccacagacctaaggaatgaccgctctgataccataaatgtagcactcatttaattaatagtcGTAATTGAAGGAAATGTCACAACAAAATAGTATAGTAGCGCAGTCTTAGAGTTTCCACAATCCGCCTTACGATAAACCAAGGCATACAACGATATCAAACTAAACagatacaaaaatttaattgaaatgaaattgGAAGTTTAAAGGACAACCAATACATGGGCCGTGGCCCCAAAAGAAAGCTCAGAATAGAAAATCCAACCCAGATGACTAAGCAGCGGAGTCACCGTTCCCTTGTTGACCGCAAGGACCTCGCACATCTGCTCctatcaattaaattgatgatcatcgcaaaagagaagagccacatacaagacaaccatacaacaaacagggtaagctagagtaaaacagTTCAACAAGTAGTTACATGTCAATACACAATCCAAGCATTtcatatatcatccaaacatgttctaACATTTCAAACAGACTCTGACTCGattcatccggatacatatagtCTAGTTGAATTCAGccgatgcttgcacttgtggtggatacctctgctcacctccgagctgctcacccccgagctatgtgttacaagtgttacaatgaatcaattccctcacacacaaggttagccattaaggagtttcaggcctcctgctactctcaccacaagagtcagtccactctaagtgagactaactgacttcttagagtgttaggatgcaaccttaccttgaatccttaccagatcatatagatggggcaccaccatgatcACCCACTAAcatgggccatggaattacgtcttgaccaCTGAAgtgcgaccctgaaagtctcacctagaggctccaaggaattacacactgacacaTACCAATCATAATCAAACCAATACTATTTAACATGCACaggtatatacatatatgtatatatatcacGTCAACCTTCACAATTCCATTCTCACTTGTGTTTCATATTGAATCCATCCCACTCATCCTTCACAAATTACCAATGTAGGAGTGTATTCCCTACCAACACCATGCCACATTCATTGATCCACATTCCCTCATATCTCATGTCAAAGCCATACCAAACCCATCGTTTCAAATTCCATGAATCACCTCATACAATCAACATGCTCAACTCATATTAAAACTCATGAATCATAATTCCCTCTCCCTCATACAAGGTCACTCAATTCATACAGTTCATACCCAAGGTAAAGCATAAAAAGCCAAACATACAATTAAGGCCCCAACAACATAAAAGGTACAGTTGCATAAAGAAATCTCGTGctagtctcgctcaagccacagggtctcgcttaggcgagactgtcaTTAGGGAACCCTGCGAGGCCCGcggattctcgcttaagcgagctgTTACTCGCCTGGGTGAGCATGTCCCTCGCCCAAAAGAAAAGCTTCCTCGCCTGAGCTACGCCTACAGCACAAACCTCAAATCCCCACtcgtcctcgcttaggcgagcctctctcgcctgagcgagatggtgtCTCGCTCAAACAAAAGctcttcgcctgagcgagagctcgagcgcgAGTCTGGGTCTATCTTTGTAAGTCTTTCCTGGGCGAGGcctggtcgcctgggcgagacagaCAGGTCTCGTCACTGATCACCCTGCACAGTCATCCAACCACACCCCAAACAGCAATATACATGTATTTAACATTTCACAAAGGCACCATACTcatacaaaacataaaacagtGACAACCCATACAAGAAATAGACTTGAACAAAAATCCCTAGCTGCCCTTACCTGGAATGAGCTAGTTTTAAGACCTCGACAACGAACAGCGAAACACCACAACCCTATGAGAAGATTACGGAGTTGTAAAAACGATTAGAGGGTGTTTAATACCGAAGCTCTAACACTAAACACGGAAACAGGACTAGAGATCGAAAAATGTGGGTTGGGAGTACTTACGTGAGCCAAAATGGTCAAGTTGAACGTGAGACTGGGCACACTATGGAACCCTAGTACAGGCGGCAACAACACCTCAAAGAAAAGTGAGGGATATGTTTTTCCGAAAACTGGGCACAAGTTAGGGTTTGGGCACTTTAGGTCAGAAATCGAACTTGGCCAATCCCCCTTAGGCCCATAAGATTGGACAACCTATAAAATAATGGGGCAGAAACAATTGGGCCCTActgtttctatatatttatattttttattttttagacaatgataatttttattttttattatattatatttcaattatgaagctaaaaaaatttatcaaaacaattaaaaaagatactttttctttattttgaatttaaaatactttaaaaatacttctgtattttttaattttttctcatttttaatataattctattataagatttttaaattttctatttttttaatatttctcccttaagatttttagaaaacttgatgttattaatattttttcttatcttctttctatatcacaagatttcaattaaaacaatttaaatttttatccaataaaataaaaaaagtaactttttttttagtttaaaatatttatctatttttaaaatatttatctatttttaaaatatttatctatttttaaatatttctcgtttttgaaatataattatattataagctttttagttaattctatttttaaaattttagcaaATGATACCttggtaatattttattaacttttagtttctatagcacaagatttcaattaaaaatcatttaaaacttatcaaattatgtttttaagatagaagaatttctttttctttcaagatataacaagttattcttttaaaaatgtaaaagataaaagatataactagaaCACTAAACTCAATCAATGTAAT
Encoded here:
- the LOC114163542 gene encoding uncharacterized protein LOC114163542; amino-acid sequence: MEGYRRCNNCGKEGHFRKDYLTLARATTRPPVQTPHQHQRRDRGNRPQATGRVYAMTGAEAAGLGNLVMGRCMIAGESLCVLYDSGATHSFVSIACVERLGLPVRELQCKLAVSTPASGLVRMSSLCARLPVEVEGRRYKGVVKEIQGGAQCFIIFARMEVGEKEGTLVIPVVHEFEDVLPDEVPGLPPNRKVEFSIDLVPGTCPMSMAPYHMALVELVELKKQIEKLMEKQFI